Proteins encoded within one genomic window of Glycine soja cultivar W05 chromosome 1, ASM419377v2, whole genome shotgun sequence:
- the LOC114410260 gene encoding methylsterol monooxygenase 2-2-like isoform X3: protein MYLITHFSDFQLACLGSFFLHEGVFFLSGLPFIWLERAGWMSKYKIQAKNNTPAAQEKCIVRLLLYHFGVNLPVMIFSYPVFTYMGMRSSLPLPSWKVVLIQIIFYFILEDFIFYWGHRILHTKWLYKHVHSVHHEYATPFGLTSEYAHPAEILFLGFATIFGPAITGPHLITLWLWMVLRVLETVEAHCGYHFPWSLSNFLPLYGGADFHDYHHRLLYTKSGNYSSTFTYMDRIFGTDIGYRKLKALKSIGVEDSGEQKKQ, encoded by the exons ATG TACTTGATCACACATTTCAGTGACTTTCAACTGGCGTGTTTGGGAAGTTTCTTTCTACATGAAGGCGTTTTCTTCTTGTCTGGACTTCCCTTTATATGGCTTGAGAGGGCAGGGTGGATGAGCAAGTACAAAATTCAG GCCAAAAATAACACCCCTGCAGCTCAGGAGAAATGTATTGTTCGTCTGTTGCTTTACCATTTTGGTGTCAATCTACCTGTTATGATTTTTTCATATCCTGTCTTCACATACATGGGCATGCGGAGTAGTCTTCCCCTACCGTCCTG GAAAGTAGTTCTAATTCAAATAATCTTTTACTTCATTTTGGAGGACTTTATATTCTACTGGGGACATAGAATACTGCACACAAAGTGGTTATACAAGCATGTGCACAGTGTTCATCATGA GTATGCTACACCGTTTGGATTGACTTCTGAATATGCTCATCCTGCTGAGATACTTTTCCTTGGGTTTGCTACCATTTTTGGTCCTGCCATTACTGGGCCCCACTTGATAACTCTCTGGTTATGGATGGTTCTGAGAGTCCTAGAGACAGTTGAGGCTCATTGTGGTTACCATTTCCCATGGAGTCTTTCCAACTTCCTTCCATTGTATGGAGG AGCTGATTTCCATGACTATCATCACCGTTTATTGTACACCAAGTCTGGGAACTATTCATCAACTTTTACTTACATGGACCG GATATTTGGGACTGATATAGGCTACAGAAAGTTGAAAGCATTGAAGAGCATAGGAGTTGAAGACAGTGGCGagcaaaagaaacaataa
- the LOC114410260 gene encoding methylsterol monooxygenase 2-2-like isoform X1 gives MASLIQSGWQYLITHFSDFQLACLGSFFLHEGVFFLSGLPFIWLERAGWMSKYKIQAKNNTPAAQEKCIVRLLLYHFGVNLPVMIFSYPVFTYMGMRSSLPLPSWKVVLIQIIFYFILEDFIFYWGHRILHTKWLYKHVHSVHHEYATPFGLTSEYAHPAEILFLGFATIFGPAITGPHLITLWLWMVLRVLETVEAHCGYHFPWSLSNFLPLYGGADFHDYHHRLLYTKSGNYSSTFTYMDRIFGTDIGYRKLKALKSIGVEDSGEQKKQ, from the exons ATGGCTTCCCTCATCCAATCTGGCTGGCAG TACTTGATCACACATTTCAGTGACTTTCAACTGGCGTGTTTGGGAAGTTTCTTTCTACATGAAGGCGTTTTCTTCTTGTCTGGACTTCCCTTTATATGGCTTGAGAGGGCAGGGTGGATGAGCAAGTACAAAATTCAG GCCAAAAATAACACCCCTGCAGCTCAGGAGAAATGTATTGTTCGTCTGTTGCTTTACCATTTTGGTGTCAATCTACCTGTTATGATTTTTTCATATCCTGTCTTCACATACATGGGCATGCGGAGTAGTCTTCCCCTACCGTCCTG GAAAGTAGTTCTAATTCAAATAATCTTTTACTTCATTTTGGAGGACTTTATATTCTACTGGGGACATAGAATACTGCACACAAAGTGGTTATACAAGCATGTGCACAGTGTTCATCATGA GTATGCTACACCGTTTGGATTGACTTCTGAATATGCTCATCCTGCTGAGATACTTTTCCTTGGGTTTGCTACCATTTTTGGTCCTGCCATTACTGGGCCCCACTTGATAACTCTCTGGTTATGGATGGTTCTGAGAGTCCTAGAGACAGTTGAGGCTCATTGTGGTTACCATTTCCCATGGAGTCTTTCCAACTTCCTTCCATTGTATGGAGG AGCTGATTTCCATGACTATCATCACCGTTTATTGTACACCAAGTCTGGGAACTATTCATCAACTTTTACTTACATGGACCG GATATTTGGGACTGATATAGGCTACAGAAAGTTGAAAGCATTGAAGAGCATAGGAGTTGAAGACAGTGGCGagcaaaagaaacaataa
- the LOC114410260 gene encoding methylsterol monooxygenase 2-2-like isoform X2 has translation MASLIESGWQYLITHFSDFQLACLGSFFLHEGVFFLSGLPFIWLERAGWMSKYKIQAKNNTPAAQEKCIVRLLLYHFGVNLPVMIFSYPVFTYMGMRSSLPLPSWKVVLIQIIFYFILEDFIFYWGHRILHTKWLYKHVHSVHHEYATPFGLTSEYAHPAEILFLGFATIFGPAITGPHLITLWLWMVLRVLETVEAHCGYHFPWSLSNFLPLYGGADFHDYHHRLLYTKSGNYSSTFTYMDRIFGTDIGYRKLKALKSIGVEDSGEQKKQ, from the exons ATGGCGTCCCTCATCGAATCTGGCTGGCAG TACTTGATCACACATTTCAGTGACTTTCAACTGGCGTGTTTGGGAAGTTTCTTTCTACATGAAGGCGTTTTCTTCTTGTCTGGACTTCCCTTTATATGGCTTGAGAGGGCAGGGTGGATGAGCAAGTACAAAATTCAG GCCAAAAATAACACCCCTGCAGCTCAGGAGAAATGTATTGTTCGTCTGTTGCTTTACCATTTTGGTGTCAATCTACCTGTTATGATTTTTTCATATCCTGTCTTCACATACATGGGCATGCGGAGTAGTCTTCCCCTACCGTCCTG GAAAGTAGTTCTAATTCAAATAATCTTTTACTTCATTTTGGAGGACTTTATATTCTACTGGGGACATAGAATACTGCACACAAAGTGGTTATACAAGCATGTGCACAGTGTTCATCATGA GTATGCTACACCGTTTGGATTGACTTCTGAATATGCTCATCCTGCTGAGATACTTTTCCTTGGGTTTGCTACCATTTTTGGTCCTGCCATTACTGGGCCCCACTTGATAACTCTCTGGTTATGGATGGTTCTGAGAGTCCTAGAGACAGTTGAGGCTCATTGTGGTTACCATTTCCCATGGAGTCTTTCCAACTTCCTTCCATTGTATGGAGG AGCTGATTTCCATGACTATCATCACCGTTTATTGTACACCAAGTCTGGGAACTATTCATCAACTTTTACTTACATGGACCG GATATTTGGGACTGATATAGGCTACAGAAAGTTGAAAGCATTGAAGAGCATAGGAGTTGAAGACAGTGGCGagcaaaagaaacaataa
- the LOC114410243 gene encoding nucleobase-ascorbate transporter 6-like isoform X1, protein MDIYETFCFCFFPHSVLLNQEIILHLLHCITLLKGSSSMAGAAPPPKPEELQPHPVKDQLPNVSYCITSPPPWPEAILLGFQHYLVMLGTTVLIPTTLVTQMGGGNEEKAKMIQTLLFVAGINTFFQTLFGTRLPAVIGGSYTFVPTTISIILAGRYSDIVNPQERFERIMRGTQGALIVASTLQIVVGFSGLWRNVVRFLSPLSAVPLVALSGFGLYELGFPVLAKCVEIGLPEIVLLIVFSQYIPHVMKAEKPIFDRFAVIFSVTIVWIYAHLLTVGGAYKNVPQTTQSTCRTDRAGIISGAPWIRIPYPFQWGAPTFDAGEAFATMAASFVALVESTGAFIAVSRYASATPLPPSVLSRGVGWQGVGILLSGIFGTGNGSSVSVENAGLLALTRVGSRRVVQISAGFMIFFSILGKFGAVFASIPAPIVAALYCLFFAYVGSAGLGFLQFCNLNSFRTKLILGFSIFMGFSVPQYFNEYTAFKNYGPVHTHARWFNDMINVPFSSKAFVAGSLALFLDATLHNKDSQTRKDRGMHWWDRFSSFKTDTRSEEFYSLPFNLNKFFPSV, encoded by the exons ATGGATATTTATGAAAcattttgcttttgcttttttCCACATTCTGTTTTGTTGAACCAAGAAATCATCCTGCATTTGCTGCACTGCATAACGTTACTGAAAG GTTCAAGTAGCATGGCAGGAGCTGCACCACCACCCAAGCCAGAAGAGCTTCAGCCACACCCAGTGAAAGATCAACTTCCAAATGTTTCATACTGCATCACAAGTCCTCCTCCATGGC CGGAGGCAATACTACTTGGTTTCCAACATTACTTGGTGATGCTTGGCACAACTGTTCTTATACCAACCACTCTTGTTACTCAGATGGGAGGAGGAAAT gaagagaaagcaaaaatgaTCCAGACTCTGTTGTTTGTAGCTGGCATAAACACATTTTTCCAAACACTGTTTGGGACTCGTCTACCAGCAGTTATTGGAGGATCCTACACCTTTGTGCCAACTACCATTTCAATCATTTTGGCTGGTCGCTACAGTGACATCGTGAATCCTCAGGAG AGATTCGAGAGGATAATGCGCGGAACACAGGGTGCGCTTATTGTTGCTTCAACCCTCCAAATTGTTGTTGGCTTCAGTGGACTTTGGCGCAATGTCGTGAG gTTCTTAAGCCCTCTTTCTGCTGTTCCTTTGGTTGCTCTGTCAGGCTTTGGACTTTACGAGTTGGGCTTTCCTGTG CTTGCAAAATGTGTGGAGATTGGGCTGCCGGAAATTGTATTGTTAATAGTATTTTCACAG TACATTCCTCATGTGATGAAAGCAGAAAAGCCTATCTTTGATAGATTTGCAGTTATATTCTCAGTGACAATTGTGTGGATTTATGCTCATCTTCTTACTGTGGGTGGAGCATATAAAAATGTACCACAGACCACTCAGAGTACTTGCAGAACTGATCGTGCTGGAATTATAAGTGGTGCACCTTG GATTAGAATCCCATATCCTTTCCAATGGGGAGCTCCTACATTTGATGCTGGGGAAGCTTTTGCTACAATGGCCGCTTCATTTGTTGCACTAGTAgag TCAACAGGTGCTTTTATTGCTGTTTCAAGGTATGCAAGTGCAACTCCATTGCCACCTTCAGTTCTTAGCCGTGGTGTCGGTTGGCAG GGGGTAGGTATTCTGTTATCTGGGATCTTTGGGACAGGGAATGGATCTTCAGTTTCTGT AGAGAATGCTGGACTCTTGGCTTTAACGCGAGTTGGTAGCCGAAGGGTTGTTCAAATATCAGCAGGATTCATGATCTTTTTCTCCATACTTG GAaaatttggagctgtgtttgCTTCAATCCCAGCACCAATAGTTGCAGCTTTATATTGTCTTTTCTTTGCCTATGTGG GTTCTGCAGGCCTCGGTTTCCTTCAGTTTTGCAATTTAAACAGCTTTAGAACTAAACTCATCTTGGGGTTCTCTATTTTCATGGGCTTCTCTGTACCACAATACTTCAATGAGTACACAGCATTTAAGAACTATGGTCCTGTTCACACCCACGCTAGATGG TTCAACGACATGATCAATGTCCCCTTCTCATCAAAAGCGTTTGTTGCTGGTTCATTGGCACTGTTCTTGGATGCCACATTGCACAACAAAGACAGCCAAACTCGCAAGGACAGAGGCATGCATTGGTGGGACAGATTCAGTTCATTCAAGACAGATACAAGGAGTGAGGAGTTTTATTCTCTACCTTTCAATCTAAACAAGTTCTTCCCCTCTGTGTGA
- the LOC114410243 gene encoding nucleobase-ascorbate transporter 7-like isoform X2, protein MAGAAPPPKPEELQPHPVKDQLPNVSYCITSPPPWPEAILLGFQHYLVMLGTTVLIPTTLVTQMGGGNEEKAKMIQTLLFVAGINTFFQTLFGTRLPAVIGGSYTFVPTTISIILAGRYSDIVNPQERFERIMRGTQGALIVASTLQIVVGFSGLWRNVVRFLSPLSAVPLVALSGFGLYELGFPVLAKCVEIGLPEIVLLIVFSQYIPHVMKAEKPIFDRFAVIFSVTIVWIYAHLLTVGGAYKNVPQTTQSTCRTDRAGIISGAPWIRIPYPFQWGAPTFDAGEAFATMAASFVALVESTGAFIAVSRYASATPLPPSVLSRGVGWQGVGILLSGIFGTGNGSSVSVENAGLLALTRVGSRRVVQISAGFMIFFSILGKFGAVFASIPAPIVAALYCLFFAYVGSAGLGFLQFCNLNSFRTKLILGFSIFMGFSVPQYFNEYTAFKNYGPVHTHARWFNDMINVPFSSKAFVAGSLALFLDATLHNKDSQTRKDRGMHWWDRFSSFKTDTRSEEFYSLPFNLNKFFPSV, encoded by the exons ATGGCAGGAGCTGCACCACCACCCAAGCCAGAAGAGCTTCAGCCACACCCAGTGAAAGATCAACTTCCAAATGTTTCATACTGCATCACAAGTCCTCCTCCATGGC CGGAGGCAATACTACTTGGTTTCCAACATTACTTGGTGATGCTTGGCACAACTGTTCTTATACCAACCACTCTTGTTACTCAGATGGGAGGAGGAAAT gaagagaaagcaaaaatgaTCCAGACTCTGTTGTTTGTAGCTGGCATAAACACATTTTTCCAAACACTGTTTGGGACTCGTCTACCAGCAGTTATTGGAGGATCCTACACCTTTGTGCCAACTACCATTTCAATCATTTTGGCTGGTCGCTACAGTGACATCGTGAATCCTCAGGAG AGATTCGAGAGGATAATGCGCGGAACACAGGGTGCGCTTATTGTTGCTTCAACCCTCCAAATTGTTGTTGGCTTCAGTGGACTTTGGCGCAATGTCGTGAG gTTCTTAAGCCCTCTTTCTGCTGTTCCTTTGGTTGCTCTGTCAGGCTTTGGACTTTACGAGTTGGGCTTTCCTGTG CTTGCAAAATGTGTGGAGATTGGGCTGCCGGAAATTGTATTGTTAATAGTATTTTCACAG TACATTCCTCATGTGATGAAAGCAGAAAAGCCTATCTTTGATAGATTTGCAGTTATATTCTCAGTGACAATTGTGTGGATTTATGCTCATCTTCTTACTGTGGGTGGAGCATATAAAAATGTACCACAGACCACTCAGAGTACTTGCAGAACTGATCGTGCTGGAATTATAAGTGGTGCACCTTG GATTAGAATCCCATATCCTTTCCAATGGGGAGCTCCTACATTTGATGCTGGGGAAGCTTTTGCTACAATGGCCGCTTCATTTGTTGCACTAGTAgag TCAACAGGTGCTTTTATTGCTGTTTCAAGGTATGCAAGTGCAACTCCATTGCCACCTTCAGTTCTTAGCCGTGGTGTCGGTTGGCAG GGGGTAGGTATTCTGTTATCTGGGATCTTTGGGACAGGGAATGGATCTTCAGTTTCTGT AGAGAATGCTGGACTCTTGGCTTTAACGCGAGTTGGTAGCCGAAGGGTTGTTCAAATATCAGCAGGATTCATGATCTTTTTCTCCATACTTG GAaaatttggagctgtgtttgCTTCAATCCCAGCACCAATAGTTGCAGCTTTATATTGTCTTTTCTTTGCCTATGTGG GTTCTGCAGGCCTCGGTTTCCTTCAGTTTTGCAATTTAAACAGCTTTAGAACTAAACTCATCTTGGGGTTCTCTATTTTCATGGGCTTCTCTGTACCACAATACTTCAATGAGTACACAGCATTTAAGAACTATGGTCCTGTTCACACCCACGCTAGATGG TTCAACGACATGATCAATGTCCCCTTCTCATCAAAAGCGTTTGTTGCTGGTTCATTGGCACTGTTCTTGGATGCCACATTGCACAACAAAGACAGCCAAACTCGCAAGGACAGAGGCATGCATTGGTGGGACAGATTCAGTTCATTCAAGACAGATACAAGGAGTGAGGAGTTTTATTCTCTACCTTTCAATCTAAACAAGTTCTTCCCCTCTGTGTGA